A stretch of Longimicrobium terrae DNA encodes these proteins:
- a CDS encoding dicarboxylate/amino acid:cation symporter, whose product MKVQPQAEASPPAGHGGLASHLYVQVLVAIAIGALLGHFAPGFAVQLKPLGDGFIKLVKMVIAPVIFLTLATGIAGMKELRTVGRVAAKAFAYFLFFSTLALFVGLAAANLIRPGARMRIDPATLDTTAIAEYAAKAHDTTLTGFLLSIIPDTLVGAFTGGNILQVLLVAILFGISLSMVGVQADPLIDWMERLSLVIFRLVGILMRAAPVGALGAIAFTVGRYGLGSLASLGVLVATFYLTSLLFVLVILGAVARLTGFSILKLVRYLKAELLLVLGTSSSEAALPSLIQKMERAGCEKSVVGLVVPTGYSFNLDGTNIYMTLAALFIAQATGTHLSFGQQLLLLGVAMISSKGAAGVTGAGFITLAATLSIVPSVPLAGMTLILGVDRFMSECRSLTNFMGNAVATIVVARWEGALDRDRLSAALDGLTEDPEAVIA is encoded by the coding sequence ATGAAGGTACAACCCCAGGCGGAAGCCTCGCCGCCCGCCGGGCACGGCGGCCTTGCCTCGCACCTGTACGTGCAGGTGCTGGTAGCCATCGCCATCGGCGCGCTGCTGGGCCACTTCGCGCCCGGATTCGCCGTGCAGCTCAAGCCGCTGGGCGACGGCTTCATCAAGCTGGTAAAGATGGTGATCGCCCCCGTCATCTTTCTCACCCTCGCCACCGGCATCGCGGGGATGAAGGAGCTGCGGACGGTGGGGCGGGTGGCGGCCAAGGCGTTCGCCTACTTCCTGTTTTTCTCCACGCTGGCGCTTTTCGTGGGTCTCGCCGCCGCCAACCTGATCCGTCCCGGCGCGCGGATGCGCATCGATCCCGCCACGCTCGACACCACCGCCATCGCCGAATACGCCGCCAAGGCGCACGATACCACGCTCACCGGCTTTCTGCTTTCCATCATCCCCGACACGCTGGTGGGCGCGTTCACCGGCGGCAACATCCTGCAGGTGCTGCTGGTAGCCATTCTGTTCGGCATCTCGCTGTCGATGGTGGGCGTGCAGGCCGATCCGCTCATCGACTGGATGGAGCGGCTGAGCCTGGTCATCTTTCGCCTGGTGGGCATTCTGATGCGCGCGGCCCCGGTCGGCGCGCTGGGCGCCATCGCCTTTACAGTGGGCAGGTACGGGCTGGGGAGCCTGGCCAGTCTGGGCGTGCTGGTGGCGACGTTCTACCTGACGTCGCTCCTTTTCGTGCTCGTGATCCTGGGCGCGGTGGCGCGGCTGACCGGCTTTTCCATCCTCAAGCTGGTGCGCTACCTGAAGGCGGAGCTGCTGCTGGTGCTGGGCACGTCGTCGTCCGAGGCGGCGCTCCCCAGCCTGATTCAGAAGATGGAGCGCGCCGGGTGCGAAAAGTCGGTGGTGGGGCTGGTGGTGCCGACCGGGTACTCGTTCAACCTGGACGGCACCAACATCTACATGACCCTTGCCGCGCTGTTCATCGCGCAGGCCACGGGGACGCACCTGAGTTTCGGGCAGCAGCTGCTGCTGTTGGGCGTGGCGATGATCTCGTCCAAGGGCGCGGCGGGGGTGACGGGCGCGGGGTTCATCACGCTGGCGGCCACGCTCTCCATCGTCCCCTCGGTGCCGCTGGCGGGGATGACGCTCATTCTGGGCGTGGACCGCTTCATGAGCGAGTGCCGCAGCCTTACCAACTTCATGGGCAACGCCGTGGCGACCATCGTCGTGGCGCGCTGGGAGGGCGCGCTGGACCGCGACCGCCTGAGCGCCGCGCTGGACGGGCTGACGGAAGATCCGGAGGCGGTCATCGCCTGA
- a CDS encoding PD40 domain-containing protein: MKTLGRSFACAAAFLLAACDNPAGTGAARPEVLFVRRDGTSASIFAMHPDGSGEVQLTLGNDDDCPRWSPDGRTISFTRERVLEPGSTSRTREIHLMRADGSGVRRISLDRSGACADWAPDGRRLVYDAPDFQVAAVNVYVMDAGGGNRVQLTRNSWASNSPRWSPDGRRIVFLSGESGELKLWIMNADGSGRRAVGESCAGYSSDPSWSPDGSRLAFVCGSGPEGDVYVIGVDGTGERRLDPSEPGRPGVDSQPVWSPDGRRILAARINDLNRNVYSFPADGGAGVRITTDASWEAPFDWR, encoded by the coding sequence ATGAAGACACTTGGCCGCTCGTTCGCCTGCGCCGCCGCCTTTCTGCTGGCCGCCTGTGACAATCCCGCAGGCACCGGCGCCGCCCGTCCGGAGGTTCTGTTCGTCCGCCGGGACGGCACGAGCGCCAGCATATTCGCCATGCACCCGGACGGGAGCGGCGAGGTGCAACTGACCCTAGGCAATGACGATGATTGCCCGCGCTGGTCGCCCGACGGACGGACGATCTCGTTCACCCGCGAGCGCGTTCTGGAGCCGGGATCGACATCGCGCACCCGTGAGATCCACCTGATGCGCGCGGATGGATCAGGGGTCCGGCGCATCTCCCTGGACCGGAGCGGCGCCTGCGCGGACTGGGCGCCGGATGGACGACGGCTCGTGTACGACGCGCCCGACTTTCAGGTAGCGGCAGTGAACGTTTACGTGATGGACGCCGGTGGCGGGAACCGTGTTCAGTTGACGCGGAATTCGTGGGCGTCGAATTCCCCGCGGTGGTCGCCCGATGGACGTAGGATCGTGTTCCTCAGCGGCGAGAGCGGGGAGTTGAAGCTGTGGATCATGAACGCCGACGGGAGCGGACGCCGCGCGGTGGGCGAGTCGTGCGCGGGATATTCGTCCGATCCGTCGTGGTCGCCGGATGGGTCGCGACTCGCGTTTGTGTGCGGTTCCGGGCCGGAAGGGGATGTGTACGTCATCGGGGTGGACGGCACGGGGGAGCGGCGGCTGGATCCGAGCGAGCCGGGCCGTCCCGGAGTGGACAGCCAGCCCGTCTGGTCGCCCGATGGCCGGCGCATTCTGGCCGCGCGCATCAATGACCTGAACCGGAACGTCTACAGCTTTCCCGCGGATGGTGGTGCCGGCGTGCGCATCACCACCGACGCGAGCTGGGAGGCCCCGTTCGACTGGCGCTGA
- a CDS encoding DUF6686 family protein, translating to MKQNQEPFARTAHGSALFCGCCGKVEVTLGNAVLCMERDDFASVLQVIDGFDPDTAADSRTRAFVIRTESGDAAFVFDRRELLELRELVHRAEDYVTREEPSAGPRPRFSRSLLN from the coding sequence ATGAAACAGAATCAGGAACCCTTTGCCCGGACGGCGCACGGAAGCGCGCTGTTCTGCGGCTGCTGCGGAAAGGTGGAGGTCACGCTGGGCAACGCCGTGCTCTGCATGGAGCGCGACGACTTTGCTTCCGTGCTGCAGGTGATTGACGGGTTTGATCCGGACACCGCCGCCGACAGCCGCACGCGCGCCTTTGTGATCCGTACGGAAAGCGGCGACGCGGCGTTCGTGTTTGACCGGCGCGAACTGCTGGAGCTGCGCGAACTGGTGCACCGCGCAGAGGACTACGTGACGCGCGAAGAGCCGTCCGCCGGTCCGCGTCCGCGCTTTTCGCGATCGCTTCTCAACTGA
- a CDS encoding DUF4132 domain-containing protein, with protein sequence MDPKEIQSELARQRAPGAVMKRLKSSRGIMASVTGRALPAGVGALVEEAFGQEDVHKRYHFLNEHVERIGPAFMELDDAGRRRLMEALLPGKVAAAEAAWDLLALRPFQTGMSRLPFRSRHSPPTLARVRGRWLLQTAMLLGEYDGDIAWVAAWAPHLAQWWGADELGWLLAGGMQAGGAAGDEVFNILRASAACEHPVGQMGRHVVRAFLSSARPGAWEYVERLLLAAQRQEGLRQVILEAVDESHPDAFRRMIRLVRDENLGRFSSVVRAMDTWFGFAWDGASGIKVDTVLDRVSTFLDDASARDAALGESDAETVYLALWSTAFLDVDAAVAHAARLMSSPSDEVRFAAVHLLGQSLWSASHPHLLAALRDPNLRVAARALDQFSGDASAYVDGAELFAALESLLARLPKRSQTVGALVWPWTARKLERTQVAAAMGANAANVPAERMLPYVRDMDPFQREHFICRIAGVRPRWSSGPAPERKKLTAEQRALVLELLGDTSADVRGAAFRAMGDGAPAADESARLIDLLARKPSDLRSGALRRLRALPDAELLDAAGRLTGDADPLRRLAGLELLRDAAEGGRAVDEVRERMRAYRASHDTVSEPEAAHLDAVLGASMEVPVLDDALGLVPGAESRVWPAPARHAVTVDTRAAQAAIESLAAVALAHQTVEVRAATGGDTWLLLERAYQMMPPRNPAAMPDAEEKLPLRDVWKAWLADRPANTRDADGMELFRALLAGDKAAAWSGPNARRLIGAAPWNSGRGFLTGVLEWCAWWQAPASAAAFLVDGVENAMADFTPADLREMAAEPEQARHVNVFRRSAEAGYEPRVNAATAWLARLRWWQSARPEEFSAASGASRIHGILRWFRHHTGGFLAMDVSLADFLAAYRAGAADRDDFITLILGRASGAGLPPLIHAVSSRKPPPELAAHAELLDAVEACRRRIVEVECARGDRPTEASRHALHLRWTGGLETLSPALPALGSTNFARTMGWTRDGASRQDTLSHLVLRSIPRAEDTHDAFAAWAAGTRLKPAKLVELALYAPQWAGHVAHTLGWPGLDSAVWWMGAHTKDDRSWSLNELKEVWAAEVSEYTPLSAADLTEGAVDVAWFREAHARLGAERWKTVEAAAKYGSSAGGHTRAQLFGRAMGGVVTREELAARIADKRHQDSVRAVGLVPLPADGERAAELLARYQLLQQYRRESRRFGSQRQASEGRAVEIGMANLARTAGYRDPQRLQWAMEREAVADLAAGPVVREVAGVTITLSIGEDGTPELSAARGGKALKSIPAAVGKDPEAAELKDRLKELRRQASRVRGALEEAMCRGDLFTGAELRVLLGHPILRPALERLVFVGDEAAGYPAQGGLALRGADGALHALGADESVRLAHPDDLFRRGDWSAWQRDCFRAERVQPFKQVFRELYPMVDAEADSTYSRRYAGHQVQPRQALALLGGRGWVAHPEEGVSRTFHDAGLTARLGFQEAFYTPADIEGLTLEVVVFTRKGEWKHVPLAEVPPRVFSEAMRDLDLVVSVAHQGGVDPEATASTVEMRAALLRETCELLGMDNVEVQGSHALIHGTRADYAVHLGSAGATVLPGTALFIVAVHSQHRGRMFLPFADDDPRTAEVMSKVLLLARDREIKDPHILDQIRLAAPSAPPAGGRESPT encoded by the coding sequence ATGGATCCCAAGGAGATTCAGAGCGAACTCGCGCGCCAGCGCGCCCCCGGCGCCGTGATGAAGCGGCTGAAGTCGTCGCGCGGCATCATGGCCTCGGTCACCGGCCGCGCCCTGCCGGCCGGGGTGGGCGCGCTGGTGGAGGAGGCGTTCGGCCAGGAGGACGTCCACAAACGCTACCACTTCCTGAACGAGCACGTGGAGCGCATCGGCCCCGCGTTCATGGAGCTGGACGATGCCGGCCGGCGACGGCTGATGGAGGCGCTGCTCCCCGGCAAGGTGGCCGCCGCCGAGGCCGCGTGGGATCTGCTGGCTCTGCGGCCCTTTCAGACGGGGATGTCGCGGCTTCCCTTTCGCTCCCGCCACTCGCCGCCCACGCTGGCCCGGGTGCGCGGGCGCTGGCTGCTGCAGACGGCCATGCTGCTGGGCGAGTACGACGGCGACATCGCCTGGGTGGCCGCGTGGGCGCCGCACCTGGCGCAGTGGTGGGGCGCGGACGAGCTCGGCTGGCTGCTGGCGGGCGGAATGCAGGCGGGCGGCGCGGCGGGGGACGAGGTGTTCAACATCCTCCGCGCCTCCGCCGCGTGCGAGCACCCGGTGGGGCAGATGGGGCGGCACGTGGTGCGCGCCTTTCTGAGCTCCGCGCGCCCGGGCGCGTGGGAGTACGTGGAGCGCCTCCTCCTGGCCGCGCAGCGCCAGGAAGGGCTGCGGCAGGTGATTCTGGAAGCCGTGGATGAATCGCACCCGGACGCGTTCCGCCGCATGATCCGGCTGGTGCGCGACGAGAACCTGGGCCGCTTTTCGTCCGTCGTGCGCGCGATGGATACGTGGTTCGGATTCGCGTGGGACGGCGCCAGCGGGATCAAGGTGGATACGGTGCTGGATCGCGTATCCACCTTTCTGGACGACGCTTCCGCCCGCGACGCCGCGCTCGGCGAATCCGACGCGGAAACGGTGTACCTGGCGCTGTGGAGCACGGCGTTTCTGGACGTGGACGCGGCGGTGGCGCACGCCGCGCGGCTGATGTCGTCCCCGTCGGACGAGGTGCGCTTCGCCGCCGTGCACCTGCTCGGCCAATCGCTCTGGTCCGCTTCCCATCCGCACCTTCTGGCGGCGCTGCGCGATCCCAACCTGCGGGTGGCGGCGCGCGCGCTGGATCAGTTCAGCGGGGACGCGAGCGCGTACGTGGACGGCGCGGAGCTGTTTGCCGCGCTGGAATCGCTGCTGGCGCGCCTTCCCAAGCGGTCACAGACGGTGGGCGCGCTGGTGTGGCCGTGGACGGCCCGCAAGCTGGAGCGCACGCAGGTGGCGGCCGCCATGGGCGCCAACGCGGCCAACGTTCCGGCGGAGCGGATGCTTCCGTACGTCCGCGACATGGACCCGTTTCAGCGCGAGCACTTCATCTGCCGCATCGCCGGGGTCCGGCCGCGGTGGAGTTCCGGCCCGGCCCCGGAGCGGAAGAAGCTGACGGCGGAGCAGCGCGCGCTGGTGCTGGAGCTGCTGGGCGACACCTCCGCCGACGTGCGCGGCGCCGCCTTCCGCGCGATGGGGGACGGCGCGCCCGCGGCGGACGAGTCGGCGCGGCTGATCGATCTGCTTGCCCGCAAGCCGAGCGACCTGCGCTCGGGCGCGCTCCGGCGGCTGCGCGCGCTGCCCGACGCCGAACTGCTCGACGCCGCCGGCCGGCTGACCGGGGACGCGGACCCGCTGCGGCGGCTGGCCGGGCTGGAACTGCTGCGCGACGCGGCGGAGGGCGGACGCGCGGTGGACGAGGTGCGCGAGCGGATGCGCGCCTACCGCGCCTCGCACGACACCGTCTCCGAGCCGGAGGCCGCGCACCTGGACGCGGTTCTGGGCGCGTCGATGGAGGTGCCGGTGCTGGATGACGCGCTGGGCCTGGTTCCGGGCGCGGAGAGCCGCGTCTGGCCCGCGCCCGCGCGCCATGCCGTCACCGTGGACACGCGCGCCGCACAGGCCGCCATCGAGTCGCTCGCCGCGGTGGCCCTCGCCCACCAGACGGTGGAGGTGCGGGCGGCGACCGGGGGCGACACGTGGCTGCTGCTGGAGCGCGCCTATCAGATGATGCCTCCCCGCAACCCCGCCGCCATGCCGGACGCGGAGGAGAAGCTGCCGCTGCGCGACGTGTGGAAGGCGTGGCTGGCCGACCGCCCGGCCAACACCCGCGACGCGGACGGGATGGAGCTGTTCCGCGCGCTCCTGGCCGGCGACAAGGCGGCGGCGTGGAGCGGGCCCAACGCACGGCGGCTGATCGGTGCCGCGCCGTGGAACAGCGGCCGCGGGTTCCTCACCGGCGTGCTGGAGTGGTGCGCGTGGTGGCAGGCGCCCGCATCCGCCGCCGCCTTTCTGGTGGACGGGGTGGAGAACGCGATGGCGGACTTCACCCCCGCGGACCTGCGGGAGATGGCGGCGGAGCCGGAGCAGGCGCGCCACGTCAACGTTTTCCGCCGCAGCGCGGAGGCGGGCTACGAGCCGCGCGTGAACGCCGCGACCGCGTGGCTCGCCCGTCTGCGCTGGTGGCAGAGCGCGCGGCCGGAGGAGTTCTCCGCCGCGTCGGGGGCGTCGCGCATTCATGGAATCCTGCGCTGGTTCCGGCACCACACGGGCGGGTTTCTGGCGATGGATGTTTCGCTCGCCGACTTTCTGGCGGCGTACCGCGCCGGCGCGGCGGACCGGGACGATTTCATCACCCTGATCCTGGGACGGGCGAGCGGGGCCGGTCTTCCGCCCCTGATCCACGCCGTCTCATCCCGCAAGCCGCCGCCGGAACTGGCCGCGCACGCGGAGCTGCTGGACGCGGTGGAGGCGTGCCGGCGGCGCATCGTGGAAGTGGAGTGCGCCCGCGGCGACCGTCCGACGGAGGCCTCGCGCCACGCGCTCCATCTGCGCTGGACGGGCGGGCTGGAAACGCTGTCGCCCGCCCTTCCCGCGCTGGGCTCCACCAACTTCGCGCGGACGATGGGATGGACGCGGGACGGCGCCTCGCGGCAGGACACGCTGAGCCACCTGGTGCTGCGCTCCATCCCCCGCGCGGAGGACACGCACGACGCGTTCGCCGCCTGGGCCGCGGGCACCAGGCTCAAGCCCGCGAAGCTGGTGGAGCTTGCGCTGTACGCGCCGCAGTGGGCCGGGCACGTGGCGCACACGCTGGGCTGGCCGGGGCTGGATTCCGCGGTGTGGTGGATGGGGGCGCACACTAAGGACGACCGTTCGTGGTCGCTGAACGAACTCAAGGAGGTGTGGGCCGCGGAGGTGAGCGAGTACACGCCCTTGTCCGCCGCGGACCTCACGGAGGGCGCCGTGGATGTGGCGTGGTTCCGCGAGGCGCACGCGCGGCTGGGGGCGGAGCGGTGGAAGACGGTGGAGGCCGCGGCCAAGTACGGCTCCAGCGCGGGCGGGCACACGCGGGCCCAGCTCTTTGGCCGCGCGATGGGGGGCGTGGTGACGCGCGAGGAGCTCGCGGCGCGCATCGCGGACAAGCGCCACCAGGACTCGGTGCGCGCGGTGGGCCTGGTTCCGCTCCCGGCGGACGGGGAGCGTGCCGCGGAGCTTCTGGCCCGCTATCAGCTGCTGCAGCAGTATCGGCGGGAGAGCCGCAGGTTCGGCTCGCAGCGGCAGGCGAGCGAGGGGCGGGCGGTGGAGATCGGGATGGCCAACCTGGCGCGCACCGCCGGTTACCGCGATCCCCAGCGCCTGCAGTGGGCGATGGAGCGGGAAGCGGTGGCGGACCTGGCCGCCGGGCCGGTGGTCCGCGAGGTGGCGGGGGTGACCATCACCCTCTCCATCGGGGAGGACGGGACGCCGGAGCTGTCCGCGGCGCGCGGCGGCAAGGCGCTCAAGTCCATCCCCGCCGCGGTGGGCAAGGACCCGGAGGCGGCGGAACTCAAGGACCGGCTGAAGGAACTGCGGCGGCAGGCGTCGCGCGTGCGGGGCGCGCTGGAGGAGGCCATGTGCCGCGGCGACCTGTTCACCGGTGCGGAGCTCCGGGTTCTGCTGGGGCACCCCATCCTGCGCCCGGCGCTGGAGCGGCTGGTGTTCGTGGGGGACGAGGCGGCGGGCTATCCCGCACAGGGCGGGCTGGCGCTGCGGGGCGCGGACGGGGCGCTGCACGCGCTGGGCGCCGACGAGTCCGTTCGCCTGGCGCACCCGGACGACCTGTTCCGGCGCGGCGACTGGTCCGCGTGGCAGCGCGACTGCTTCCGCGCGGAGCGGGTGCAGCCGTTCAAGCAGGTGTTCCGCGAGCTGTATCCCATGGTGGATGCGGAGGCGGACTCCACCTATTCGCGGCGCTACGCAGGCCACCAGGTGCAGCCGCGGCAGGCGCTGGCGCTGCTGGGCGGGCGGGGCTGGGTGGCGCACCCGGAGGAGGGCGTGTCGCGCACCTTTCACGACGCCGGGCTGACGGCGCGGCTTGGTTTCCAGGAGGCGTTCTACACGCCGGCGGACATCGAGGGGCTCACGCTGGAGGTCGTCGTCTTCACGCGAAAGGGCGAGTGGAAGCACGTGCCGCTGGCGGAGGTGCCGCCGCGCGTCTTCAGCGAGGCCATGCGCGACCTGGATCTGGTGGTGAGTGTGGCGCACCAGGGCGGGGTGGACCCGGAGGCGACGGCGTCCACGGTGGAGATGAGGGCGGCGCTGCTGCGGGAAACGTGCGAGCTGCTGGGGATGGACAACGTGGAGGTGCAGGGGAGCCACGCCCTCATCCATGGCACGCGGGCGGACTACGCGGTGCACCTGGGGAGCGCGGGCGCCACGGTGCTGCCGGGGACGGCGCTGTTCATCGTGGCGGTGCACTCGCAGCACCGCGGGCGCATGTTTCTGCCGTTTGCGGATGATGATCCGCGGACGGCGGAGGTGATGTCCAAGGTGCTGCTGCTGGCGCGCGACCGGGAGATCAAGGATCCCCACATCCTCGACCAGATCCGCCTGGCCGCCCCGTCCGCCCCGCCGGCCGGGGGGCGGGAGTCACCGACATGA
- a CDS encoding cytochrome c peroxidase, which translates to MTRIIPIRAAALFLIVFATACSRGVPSTVPAEGSPRAAAARASALTALDRLDATLLWLEASAAKAGPDSLRAQFLRARLAYKGAEHLVELYAPTTAEGINGPPIDEVEEDDPNRTVIEAEGFQVMEELLWPEWDEASRAELAREARITRANARRARGMLEATPLTDAVVWDAARQQIARIVVLGLAGFDTPLAGTSLPEAAASLRALRETVAPYADELRTADARLADELDGSFSRAVATLDGARSADDFDRLAFLTDRADPLARALWRARERLRIPAPPDRRAWRGAAPTLWGADAIDPLAFAPSGAEDAPARRAELGKLLFFDPVLSGDGSRACSSCHLPERAFADGRARPAPLRAGGPVPRRNTPTVINAGLQAGAFYDLRTTFLEDQVNDVVRNRDEMHGDFARAVALLEGSPEYVAHFRAAYADGGSRVTADRVRGAVAAYIRSLQGMNAPFDRYVRGDRNAMGPAERRGFNLFMGRARCGSCHFAPLFNGTVPPAFGKAEVEVLGVPDRAARTAARVDADEGRGAVAGVSLHRHAFKTPTVRNAALTAPYMHNGVFATLEEVVDFYDRGGGPAWGIHLDNQTLPADSLHLSARDREDLVAFMRALSDTAGLTARPVRLPALPGAPGMRGAVARRY; encoded by the coding sequence ATGACCCGCATCATCCCGATCCGCGCCGCCGCGCTGTTCCTGATCGTTTTCGCCACGGCCTGCTCGCGCGGCGTCCCATCCACCGTGCCCGCGGAAGGCTCGCCCCGCGCCGCGGCCGCGCGCGCCTCCGCCCTGACCGCGCTGGACCGGCTGGACGCGACGCTTCTGTGGCTGGAAGCGAGCGCCGCCAAGGCCGGGCCCGACTCGCTGCGCGCCCAGTTTCTGCGCGCGCGGCTGGCATACAAGGGCGCGGAGCACCTCGTGGAGTTGTACGCGCCCACGACCGCGGAGGGGATCAACGGCCCGCCCATCGACGAGGTGGAGGAAGACGACCCCAACCGCACGGTGATCGAGGCGGAGGGGTTCCAGGTGATGGAGGAGCTTCTGTGGCCGGAATGGGATGAGGCGAGCCGCGCCGAACTCGCGCGCGAGGCGCGGATCACGCGCGCCAACGCCCGCCGCGCGCGCGGAATGCTGGAGGCCACGCCGCTGACCGACGCCGTGGTGTGGGACGCGGCGCGGCAGCAGATCGCGCGCATCGTGGTGCTGGGGCTGGCGGGATTCGATACGCCCCTCGCCGGCACTTCCCTGCCGGAAGCCGCCGCCTCGCTGCGCGCCCTGCGCGAAACCGTGGCCCCGTACGCGGATGAACTGCGCACGGCGGATGCGCGGCTGGCGGACGAGCTCGACGGCTCCTTCTCCCGCGCGGTCGCCACGCTGGACGGCGCGCGCTCCGCGGACGACTTCGACCGCCTGGCGTTCCTGACCGATCGCGCCGATCCGCTGGCCAGGGCGCTGTGGCGCGCCCGCGAGCGGCTGCGCATTCCCGCGCCCCCGGACCGGCGGGCGTGGCGCGGCGCGGCGCCCACGCTGTGGGGCGCGGACGCCATCGATCCGCTCGCCTTTGCGCCCTCCGGCGCGGAGGACGCGCCGGCCCGCCGGGCGGAACTGGGGAAGCTGCTCTTTTTCGACCCCGTGCTGTCGGGAGACGGGAGCCGGGCCTGCTCCAGCTGCCACCTTCCCGAGCGCGCCTTCGCGGACGGGCGCGCGCGTCCGGCTCCGCTGCGCGCGGGCGGCCCCGTCCCGCGCCGCAACACGCCCACGGTGATCAACGCGGGGCTGCAGGCCGGCGCCTTCTACGATCTGCGGACGACGTTTCTGGAAGACCAGGTCAACGACGTGGTGCGCAACCGCGACGAGATGCACGGCGATTTTGCGCGCGCGGTGGCGCTTCTGGAGGGAAGCCCGGAGTACGTGGCGCACTTTCGCGCGGCGTACGCGGACGGCGGCTCGCGGGTGACCGCGGACCGGGTGCGCGGCGCCGTAGCGGCGTACATCCGCTCGCTGCAGGGGATGAACGCGCCGTTCGACCGCTACGTGCGCGGCGACAGAAACGCGATGGGCCCGGCGGAGCGCCGCGGCTTCAACCTGTTCATGGGGCGCGCGCGCTGCGGAAGCTGCCACTTTGCCCCGCTGTTCAACGGCACGGTGCCGCCCGCGTTCGGCAAGGCAGAGGTGGAGGTGCTGGGCGTGCCGGACCGCGCGGCGCGGACGGCGGCGCGCGTGGACGCGGACGAGGGGCGCGGGGCGGTGGCGGGCGTTTCGCTGCACCGCCACGCCTTCAAGACGCCCACGGTGCGCAACGCCGCGCTCACCGCGCCGTACATGCACAACGGGGTGTTCGCCACGCTGGAGGAGGTGGTGGATTTCTACGATCGCGGCGGCGGGCCGGCGTGGGGCATTCACCTGGACAACCAGACGCTGCCGGCGGATTCGCTTCACCTGTCCGCGCGCGACCGGGAGGATCTGGTGGCGTTCATGCGCGCCCTTTCCGACACCGCCGGGCTGACCGCCCGCCCCGTGCGCCTCCCCGCCCTTCCCGGCGCGCCCGGCATGCGCGGCGCCGTCGCGCGGCGGTACTGA
- the rpsD gene encoding 30S ribosomal protein S4: protein MPQRGPRLKRIRRLGTPLPGLTRKAPEWKSYPPGAHGPDPKRRRSTPYRARLDEKQKLRWNYGVSERQLRTYFEQAAHSGGVTGEELLALLERRLDNVVFRLGFAPTIPAARQLVAHGHIRVNGARVDRAGFLVKPGHSVAVGPRGRAIPDVMTAVERGPEVRLPGYLALDPSDKFTGRVVATPMRGDVPFVVEVAAIVEFYAR from the coding sequence ATGCCGCAACGTGGGCCGCGCCTCAAGCGCATCCGCCGCCTGGGAACGCCGCTTCCCGGGCTTACCCGCAAGGCGCCCGAGTGGAAGTCGTACCCGCCGGGCGCGCACGGCCCGGACCCCAAGCGCCGCCGCAGCACCCCGTACCGCGCGCGCCTGGACGAGAAGCAGAAGCTGCGCTGGAACTACGGCGTCTCCGAACGGCAGCTGCGGACGTACTTTGAGCAGGCCGCGCACTCCGGCGGCGTCACCGGCGAGGAGCTGCTGGCCCTGCTGGAGCGGCGGCTGGACAATGTGGTGTTCCGCCTGGGCTTTGCGCCCACCATTCCCGCGGCGCGGCAGCTGGTGGCGCACGGGCACATCCGCGTGAATGGCGCGCGCGTGGACCGTGCGGGGTTCCTGGTAAAGCCCGGCCACTCCGTCGCGGTGGGCCCCAGGGGCCGCGCCATTCCCGACGTGATGACGGCGGTGGAGCGCGGGCCGGAGGTGCGGCTTCCCGGCTATCTGGCGCTGGATCCGTCGGACAAGTTCACCGGCCGCGTGGTGGCCACCCCCATGCGCGGCGACGTGCCGTTCGTGGTGGAAGTCGCCGCGATCGTGGAGTTCTACGCCCGCTGA